The Parabacteroides sp. AD58 genome includes a window with the following:
- a CDS encoding DUF4280 domain-containing protein gives MAKYVCMGATLKCTFGMTPSTLMVTVPLRPMIQNKPKATIMDFAPLVNILPFGMCQSPSNPTVASATAAAMGVLTPMPCIPAIVAPWAPGGKELITNMPALLDNCKLMCAYGGSISITMPGHTCDSQGK, from the coding sequence ATGGCAAAGTATGTTTGTATGGGCGCGACCCTGAAATGTACCTTCGGAATGACGCCCTCCACATTGATGGTCACGGTTCCATTGCGACCGATGATCCAAAACAAGCCGAAAGCCACCATCATGGATTTCGCCCCATTGGTAAACATCCTACCTTTCGGTATGTGCCAGTCGCCAAGTAATCCTACGGTAGCCTCAGCGACTGCTGCCGCAATGGGCGTATTGACACCTATGCCCTGTATTCCAGCTATTGTAGCTCCTTGGGCTCCGGGTGGCAAAGAGTTGATCACCAATATGCCAGCCCTACTCGACAACTGTAAGCTGATGTGCGCTTATGGCGGTAGTATTTCTATCACAATGCCCGGTCATACCTGCGATTCGCAAGGGAAATAA
- a CDS encoding IS4 family transposase, translated as MNKNRHIIGELQEFFANNDSSKAINSISTIMNSIRIQSRVIGSIKNPNCKFTCLQVLQLLVLFPFFSIKNAANYSSSALGRMFVCHKDMFYRFMNDGNVNWRRIIYSIFRQLYSRVKRRTTLKSDIRCVIIDDTDLPKTGFKTEKIGKVFSHTQMKSILGFKAMFLCFTDGVSQFLLDFSLHGEEGKRSDKPQGLSKKQTEARYCKEHSGDERIARRSAEYFASKIETAISMLKRSIIEGVRFDYLLVDSWFTCSELLKFVVSRHFGCHLIGMIKMGKTKYETDLGNKTAPELIKIFQKSRNVKYSRSIGYYTATVSAKISGIKVSLFFYRRGKKGNWNALLTSDLKLDAKEAFRLYSRRWVIEVAHKEMKQNLKLGKNQCRDFAGQIAGISLCVLQYNILSYVKRNESYETIGGLFAEISKNSVELSVAEKIWLLIVEVINVIAEVLNCDAMVLTEQVISNDKQIKAVKQAFDRLTPAA; from the coding sequence ATGAACAAAAATAGACATATTATCGGTGAACTCCAAGAGTTTTTTGCAAACAATGACTCCAGCAAGGCAATAAACAGCATCTCAACCATTATGAACAGCATAAGAATACAAAGTAGAGTCATCGGGTCAATTAAGAATCCGAATTGCAAATTCACCTGTCTTCAGGTGTTGCAGTTGCTTGTTCTGTTCCCGTTCTTTTCAATTAAAAATGCAGCCAACTATTCGTCTTCTGCTTTGGGCAGGATGTTTGTCTGCCACAAAGATATGTTCTATCGTTTCATGAACGACGGCAACGTCAATTGGCGACGTATCATCTATTCGATTTTCAGGCAATTGTATTCACGTGTGAAACGCAGGACGACATTGAAGTCGGACATCAGGTGTGTCATCATCGATGATACAGACCTTCCAAAGACCGGATTCAAGACCGAGAAGATTGGCAAGGTATTCTCTCATACCCAAATGAAGTCTATACTTGGCTTCAAGGCAATGTTCCTCTGCTTTACGGATGGTGTATCCCAGTTTCTCCTTGACTTTTCTCTCCATGGAGAGGAGGGAAAACGAAGCGATAAGCCACAGGGGTTATCCAAGAAACAGACGGAGGCTCGCTATTGCAAGGAACACTCAGGGGATGAGCGTATTGCCAGGCGTAGCGCTGAGTATTTTGCAAGTAAGATTGAGACGGCCATCAGTATGCTCAAACGCTCAATCATAGAGGGTGTACGTTTCGATTATCTTCTTGTTGACAGCTGGTTTACCTGCTCTGAACTTTTGAAGTTCGTAGTCTCAAGGCACTTTGGATGCCACCTTATCGGAATGATAAAGATGGGCAAAACCAAGTATGAGACAGATCTTGGAAACAAGACAGCGCCTGAACTTATCAAGATTTTCCAGAAATCCAGGAACGTAAAGTATAGCCGCTCAATCGGTTACTACACAGCAACTGTATCTGCTAAAATCTCCGGCATTAAGGTCAGTCTGTTCTTTTACAGAAGAGGCAAGAAGGGCAACTGGAATGCTCTACTTACCTCTGACCTTAAACTTGATGCCAAAGAAGCCTTCAGACTTTATTCAAGAAGATGGGTTATCGAAGTGGCTCACAAAGAGATGAAGCAAAACCTGAAACTCGGAAAGAACCAGTGCAGAGACTTCGCCGGACAGATTGCAGGCATATCATTGTGCGTACTACAGTACAATATACTCAGTTATGTCAAACGCAATGAATCATACGAAACTATCGGAGGACTCTTTGCCGAAATTTCAAAGAACTCTGTCGAACTTTCAGTAGCAGAAAAAATCTGGCTGCTGATTGTAGAAGTTATAAACGTCATTGCCGAGGTACTTAACTGTGATGCAATGGTTCTGACTGAACAAGTAATATCAAACGATAAACAAATCAAAGCTGTGAAGCAGGCTTTCGACAGGCTGACACCAGCCGCCTGA
- a CDS encoding PEGA domain-containing protein produces MRYWWIILWCVWTIPLIAQRMRVEDFGQYKKSFLRKASFAVDKRFALLDLITNEKGFEFSVGGMIVEVAEGDGLVTLALPHKCDFLTIKHPVYGQYTWKTPEALKRKKHYQAYLYTESLEKEYRQEKQWVLLTVRPERAIVYLDSVMHQIQNGQLSLYLPIGKHACRIESPFYKPLSDTIELTDSARLEKRFILESFYAYLTVETDLTDARILLDGKPIGSVRAETGRLRPGRYRLTIEKGDWTYYERLVEIANAERKVIDLRGVALRPSRRGEPLPEQVSLLSDSSLVTEVVSEEGKTSTPVLRGDTTQASVVSDVHITAFDAETEIWLNRELVGRGEWRGELAPGFYSVSSRKEGLESRTDFFWVEAGKMVELNLISPKADYGLLNVTCDEIDAAIFLNGLAVGFTPCVLRNLPIDRTYRIRLVKGRKEVERVIHLRGNDIVNLNLKLK; encoded by the coding sequence ATGAGATATTGGTGGATCATATTATGGTGTGTGTGGACTATCCCTTTGATAGCCCAGCGAATGCGTGTCGAGGATTTTGGGCAATATAAGAAGTCATTCCTACGAAAAGCATCGTTTGCTGTTGATAAGCGTTTCGCTTTGCTAGATTTAATCACGAACGAGAAGGGTTTTGAGTTCTCGGTGGGTGGTATGATTGTTGAGGTAGCTGAGGGCGATGGTCTTGTTACATTGGCCTTGCCCCATAAGTGTGACTTCTTGACGATCAAGCATCCGGTTTATGGGCAATATACCTGGAAAACGCCCGAGGCGTTGAAGAGGAAAAAGCATTATCAAGCCTATCTCTATACGGAGAGCCTGGAGAAGGAGTATCGGCAGGAAAAGCAATGGGTTCTGCTCACGGTGCGACCGGAGCGGGCGATTGTCTATCTGGATAGCGTGATGCATCAAATTCAGAACGGACAATTGTCGCTTTACTTGCCTATCGGTAAGCATGCCTGTCGGATTGAGTCCCCATTTTATAAGCCTTTGAGCGATACGATTGAGTTGACGGATTCCGCTCGGCTCGAGAAGCGGTTTATCCTAGAGTCTTTTTATGCATATCTGACGGTCGAAACCGACTTGACCGATGCCCGGATCTTGTTGGACGGGAAGCCGATTGGCTCTGTGCGGGCTGAAACGGGGCGATTGAGACCGGGGCGTTATCGGTTGACCATTGAGAAGGGCGATTGGACCTATTATGAACGTCTGGTTGAGATCGCCAATGCAGAACGGAAGGTGATTGATTTGCGAGGTGTGGCTTTACGTCCGTCACGACGGGGCGAGCCGCTGCCGGAGCAGGTCTCTCTCTTGTCGGATTCTTCGTTGGTAACTGAAGTTGTGTCTGAGGAGGGAAAAACTTCGACTCCCGTCTTGCGGGGTGATACAACTCAAGCGTCAGTCGTGTCGGATGTTCATATCACGGCGTTCGACGCGGAGACGGAGATCTGGCTTAACCGCGAGTTAGTTGGGCGAGGTGAGTGGCGAGGAGAGTTGGCGCCGGGGTTCTATTCTGTCAGCTCGAGGAAAGAGGGACTGGAGTCACGAACCGATTTCTTTTGGGTTGAGGCGGGCAAGATGGTGGAATTGAACCTGATCTCGCCGAAAGCAGATTATGGTCTGTTAAATGTCACGTGTGATGAGATTGATGCGGCGATTTTCCTGAATGGATTGGCGGTGGGATTCACTCCTTGTGTATTGCGCAACTTACCAATTGATCGGACCTATCGTATCCGTTTGGTAAAAGGAAGGAAAGAGGTAGAACGTGTGATCCACTTGCGAGGAAACGATATCGTGAACTTGAACTTGAAGTTGAAATAG
- a CDS encoding HesA/MoeB/ThiF family protein gives MKVDYSTPIFVTPSETDSNLHLSCFKQDKLRTANVMVVGCGALGNEVLKNLALFGVGHLVIVDFDTVEPSNLTRSILFNQTDAQLGRLKVVVAAERLREINPKIQVLPLAGDITHDVGLGLLRQMNVVVSCVDNRWARYCLNRLCMRANVTWVDGGIDGLEGTARVFIPGKNCYACNLGPEALKDLSYRLSCASAIKRNEQAGHVPTTPIVASIIGAVEAQEAIKLLYPNELSNGQLSSLCGKMFYYEGQHLTSRIVDFIGYDEDCPVHEQWAPIKQSELTTSLRIDEVLELLSKLLGEQEVTIHLRDHAFVDYLVTREENERKFIVMKPDHAIGTFVENDPTLSCLPFNALFQHEIKQIDSSFPYKELTLSKIGIPAWDVLHISTRQEDHYVELADEHHYSETLFKRKGL, from the coding sequence ATGAAAGTAGACTATTCCACCCCGATCTTTGTCACACCTTCTGAGACGGATTCCAATCTACACCTCTCGTGCTTCAAGCAGGACAAGCTAAGAACAGCTAACGTCATGGTGGTAGGTTGTGGTGCTTTAGGAAATGAGGTGCTTAAGAATTTGGCATTGTTTGGAGTCGGCCACTTGGTGATTGTTGACTTTGATACTGTAGAGCCTTCGAATCTGACTCGCTCTATACTATTCAATCAGACTGATGCCCAATTGGGACGTCTTAAAGTAGTAGTAGCTGCCGAACGACTTCGAGAAATCAATCCAAAAATCCAAGTTCTACCTCTGGCAGGAGACATCACCCACGACGTCGGGTTAGGTCTTTTACGACAAATGAACGTCGTCGTCAGTTGTGTGGACAACCGTTGGGCTCGTTATTGTCTGAATCGATTATGCATGCGCGCCAACGTAACATGGGTGGATGGGGGCATAGACGGTCTTGAAGGAACTGCCCGAGTCTTCATTCCGGGTAAAAATTGCTATGCCTGTAATTTGGGGCCGGAAGCACTCAAAGATCTGTCATACCGCCTATCCTGTGCCTCAGCAATTAAACGGAACGAACAAGCCGGTCATGTACCAACAACACCAATCGTGGCTTCTATCATTGGGGCAGTTGAAGCACAAGAGGCTATCAAACTGTTGTATCCTAACGAACTGTCTAACGGGCAACTATCCTCTCTTTGTGGTAAGATGTTTTACTACGAGGGACAGCACTTGACCTCTCGAATTGTAGATTTTATCGGATACGACGAGGATTGTCCGGTTCACGAGCAATGGGCACCAATCAAACAATCGGAACTGACTACCAGCTTGCGGATCGACGAGGTACTAGAGCTGCTGTCAAAGTTATTAGGAGAACAAGAAGTGACAATTCATTTGCGAGATCACGCCTTTGTGGATTATCTCGTCACACGAGAAGAGAACGAACGAAAATTTATTGTCATGAAACCGGATCACGCAATCGGAACATTCGTGGAAAATGACCCCACATTGTCTTGTCTTCCTTTTAATGCTTTGTTTCAACATGAGATCAAGCAAATAGATTCCAGTTTTCCATACAAGGAATTGACTTTGAGTAAAATCGGTATTCCTGCATGGGACGTACTTCACATCAGTACCAGACAGGAAGACCATTATGTTGAACTAGCCGATGAGCATCATTATTCAGAGACCTTATTTAAAAGAAAAGGATTATGA
- a CDS encoding ribosome recycling factor, protein MRRSVYNLLREVQQKMSGYAVFMNYQFMHFGVKAEPAALLSVEVELGDESMNLEDVADVAIPQDDQFALIPKEQDSLFAICKAVSQAHPDYKIEQKSMNEEEEGLEEAESEEEDDKYVLCTMPEVNDDRHDAGMDYVKAVYEEMTAKIEAANAAYDVKIAKQLVGAKPEEIDEAKEELKKLYDQIMEICKSYREEKEKQIETAYQEYLTKKAESEKAESERQAARGEDKGSKLDLSQLVGGE, encoded by the coding sequence ATGAGAAGATCGGTTTATAATCTGTTGCGTGAGGTTCAACAGAAGATGAGCGGTTACGCAGTGTTTATGAATTACCAGTTTATGCACTTCGGTGTAAAGGCCGAGCCGGCCGCGCTCTTGTCGGTCGAGGTTGAGTTGGGCGATGAGTCGATGAACCTTGAGGATGTGGCTGATGTGGCGATACCTCAGGACGATCAGTTTGCCTTGATCCCTAAAGAGCAAGACAGCCTGTTCGCTATTTGTAAAGCGGTCTCTCAGGCTCATCCGGACTATAAGATAGAGCAGAAGTCGATGAACGAGGAGGAAGAGGGCTTAGAAGAGGCCGAATCGGAAGAGGAAGACGATAAGTATGTCTTGTGTACGATGCCCGAGGTGAACGACGATCGCCACGATGCGGGTATGGACTACGTGAAAGCCGTTTACGAGGAGATGACAGCGAAGATCGAGGCGGCCAACGCAGCCTATGATGTAAAGATCGCTAAGCAATTGGTAGGCGCCAAGCCCGAGGAGATCGATGAGGCGAAAGAAGAGCTCAAGAAGTTGTACGACCAGATTATGGAGATCTGTAAGTCTTATCGGGAGGAAAAGGAGAAACAGATTGAGACAGCTTATCAGGAATACCTGACGAAAAAGGCGGAATCTGAAAAAGCGGAGAGTGAACGACAAGCCGCCCGTGGTGAGGACAAGGGCTCTAAGCTGGATTTGAGCCAGCTCGTTGGTGGGGAATAG
- a CDS encoding phage baseplate assembly protein V, producing MATYTLDICKSSDSNTFLSLTYDKVGNASAQINISGISLTCKLLEIHFAKAVYQPGVVRFKLHLSGKSRPNITDIFKQFQNTYINLFGGEKKSQNIAIKYHLFDIQPEIKSESTSAIDLTIVAYSPDKYLALDKYCKAYTGKKLLHDIVSDKQNWPNQLPDEITKDYSKKQGTTETTDSETGKKIDTSLIMYAPQHLSSDETTSKEYIQPYLVQYNESFLDFLVRVMSRCGEFFFYENGKFHFGWKPSDSFSIDKYAAARFSQSIYSAWENNKIGVVHDNYNYLDVNSEKNYKNRPRNNISSSLNVNSEIASDENLTPIPPKNKYTSMEEFALMPGAFAVSTVSEMLNEKTLLDMTETFITTKAATISSSSYASTDANDKYEDEFFPENKKEGESQSAEYKERLDGDNIHLYSTTVSSEQEPFSQTFYTEIEQNMKQAEQGRAFIDLRENFYEKLSLGAEVTFEGTSYIVVRINGEITSDTESVQIEILPKVSKKFYPPLAPVSPIRTVSAQRAFVAANNDPMRMNRVRVRFPWQKDEDDPSPWIRIALPMASEDSGFNFIPENGDEAIVNFENGNIEKPYVEGLLYSADRKPSYTYKKNNMRSISSRNGHSIIFTDNKKGYDALSLSPLWSTINSFVPVLKFDGSKSMQKATGGIELTDEYGLYSISMSSNKRAISIDSPLGSVSINAFTGIKISAPNGNIRIEGKNITLAAGNNVTIESGINKGTYFWPFTGHSFFSQLKDTGNTLLGKFQIIDMELVRCVMETFLRPVGGTLLIKSNRYLRLEAGKGETNVLNRDLISKFSNYKSIGLTLREEFSRATTIYSPHIYNLLNEAVNFIQAIFEAHKKVYLDLIDKENTYGIVFDDLPREIRPKAEPNWDTLYTKVKNKNKIESIKHNIINPNQDPIRVYNIFVKVAEKYIPNTLEDTVWKNKTKNLSPAIKKVVNDDNIKILIKDCYNPVCYEKRGNQQQVVDNNSTIDTENKRKAVFAILRRLIDDQRSNLYRKITLTGSPNSYSDNDWRSFSNSNLLQIEVEEAEQLNRKLNSERMKFFNKAAGTEGMFDQYVWDKSEDGKILFSDDAGTTLQFLNNTVHPYDASRDLSQIITDLKRLLSSI from the coding sequence ATGGCAACTTACACATTAGATATATGTAAAAGCAGTGACAGCAATACTTTCTTGAGTCTGACTTACGACAAAGTCGGAAACGCTTCCGCCCAAATCAATATTAGCGGTATATCTCTTACGTGCAAATTATTGGAGATTCATTTTGCCAAAGCAGTTTATCAGCCAGGAGTCGTCCGCTTCAAACTCCATCTGAGCGGTAAATCACGACCAAATATCACAGATATTTTTAAGCAATTCCAAAATACCTATATTAACTTGTTTGGTGGAGAGAAGAAATCACAAAACATTGCGATCAAATACCATTTGTTCGACATCCAACCGGAAATCAAGAGCGAGTCGACCAGCGCCATAGACTTGACTATAGTCGCTTATAGCCCTGATAAATATCTCGCTCTCGACAAGTATTGCAAGGCTTATACCGGTAAAAAACTCCTTCATGATATCGTAAGTGACAAGCAGAATTGGCCGAACCAATTGCCGGATGAAATCACGAAAGATTATTCAAAAAAACAAGGAACGACAGAAACGACAGACAGCGAAACAGGCAAGAAAATAGATACCAGCCTGATCATGTACGCTCCCCAACACCTTTCTTCCGATGAAACAACAAGCAAGGAATACATCCAACCCTATCTGGTGCAATACAACGAAAGTTTCCTCGATTTCCTCGTGAGGGTTATGAGCCGTTGCGGAGAATTCTTTTTCTATGAGAATGGTAAATTCCATTTCGGATGGAAACCAAGCGACAGTTTTTCAATTGACAAATATGCTGCAGCACGGTTCTCACAATCCATCTACTCCGCTTGGGAAAACAATAAGATCGGAGTCGTGCACGATAACTACAATTATCTGGATGTTAACTCGGAAAAGAACTATAAAAATCGTCCAAGAAACAACATCAGTTCCTCCCTCAACGTGAACTCAGAGATTGCGAGTGACGAGAATCTGACGCCCATTCCTCCCAAGAACAAATATACAAGCATGGAGGAATTCGCCCTAATGCCCGGTGCTTTCGCGGTTTCAACGGTCTCAGAAATGCTGAATGAGAAAACGCTGCTGGATATGACCGAAACATTCATAACTACAAAAGCTGCGACAATTTCAAGTAGTTCATATGCCTCCACCGATGCCAACGACAAATATGAGGATGAATTTTTCCCAGAGAATAAGAAAGAAGGAGAGTCTCAAAGCGCAGAATACAAGGAACGGCTAGACGGCGATAATATCCATCTTTACAGCACGACCGTCTCATCGGAACAGGAGCCCTTCAGCCAGACTTTCTATACGGAGATTGAACAGAATATGAAGCAAGCAGAACAAGGGCGCGCCTTTATCGACCTGAGAGAGAATTTTTACGAAAAGCTCTCCTTGGGAGCGGAGGTCACGTTCGAAGGTACTTCGTATATCGTCGTCCGAATCAATGGCGAAATCACATCAGACACGGAATCCGTTCAAATCGAGATACTACCGAAAGTCTCTAAAAAATTTTATCCGCCTCTCGCCCCAGTAAGTCCAATCCGTACAGTCAGCGCACAACGGGCATTTGTCGCAGCCAACAACGACCCGATGCGGATGAACCGGGTTCGTGTTCGCTTCCCTTGGCAAAAAGATGAAGATGACCCTTCTCCTTGGATACGCATAGCCCTTCCTATGGCATCGGAAGACAGCGGCTTCAATTTCATCCCTGAGAATGGAGACGAGGCGATCGTCAACTTCGAGAACGGAAACATCGAGAAGCCCTATGTTGAAGGGCTCCTCTATTCGGCAGACCGGAAACCATCGTACACTTATAAGAAAAACAACATGCGTTCCATATCTTCCCGCAACGGCCACTCGATCATTTTCACAGACAACAAAAAAGGGTACGACGCATTAAGCCTCTCCCCGTTGTGGAGTACGATCAACAGTTTTGTACCCGTATTGAAATTCGATGGTTCGAAAAGTATGCAAAAAGCAACCGGAGGCATCGAGCTTACGGATGAATATGGCCTCTACTCCATTTCCATGTCGTCCAACAAGCGAGCTATTTCTATCGACTCCCCTTTGGGAAGCGTAAGCATCAACGCCTTTACCGGCATCAAGATTAGCGCGCCAAATGGGAATATCCGGATTGAGGGAAAAAACATTACGCTTGCCGCAGGTAATAATGTAACAATCGAGTCGGGAATCAACAAGGGAACATACTTTTGGCCCTTTACAGGGCATTCGTTTTTCAGCCAACTTAAAGACACAGGAAATACATTACTCGGCAAATTTCAAATTATTGACATGGAGCTCGTCCGTTGCGTAATGGAAACGTTTCTGCGACCTGTGGGCGGCACCTTACTCATAAAATCCAACCGCTACCTGCGGCTGGAAGCAGGCAAAGGTGAAACTAACGTCTTGAACCGGGATTTAATAAGCAAATTCTCCAACTATAAATCCATAGGTTTAACACTTAGAGAAGAATTTTCCAGAGCGACAACCATTTATAGTCCACATATTTATAACTTGTTGAACGAGGCTGTCAATTTCATCCAAGCTATATTTGAAGCGCACAAAAAAGTATATCTCGACCTAATAGATAAGGAAAATACCTATGGTATAGTGTTCGATGATTTGCCTAGGGAAATACGACCTAAAGCAGAACCAAATTGGGATACTTTATATACGAAAGTGAAAAACAAAAACAAGATCGAATCTATAAAACATAATATTATAAACCCAAACCAAGATCCAATTCGGGTTTATAACATATTTGTAAAAGTGGCAGAAAAATACATACCTAACACATTGGAAGATACTGTTTGGAAAAATAAGACCAAAAATCTTTCTCCTGCGATAAAAAAGGTGGTCAATGATGATAATATAAAAATTCTTATAAAAGATTGCTACAATCCAGTATGTTATGAAAAGCGAGGGAACCAACAACAAGTAGTGGATAACAATAGTACCATCGACACAGAAAATAAAAGGAAAGCTGTATTCGCTATTTTAAGGAGGCTTATTGATGACCAAAGAAGTAATCTTTATCGGAAAATCACATTAACTGGTTCTCCCAATTCTTACTCGGATAATGATTGGAGAAGTTTTTCCAATAGCAATTTGCTTCAAATCGAAGTCGAAGAAGCAGAACAGCTCAATAGGAAATTAAACAGCGAGCGAATGAAATTTTTCAATAAGGCGGCCGGTACTGAAGGTATGTTCGATCAATATGTCTGGGACAAATCTGAAGACGGAAAAATCCTTTTTTCAGATGACGCAGGGACAACATTGCAGTTCTTAAACAACACGGTTCACCCCTATGATGCCTCTCGAGATTTAAGTCAAATAATAACTGATTTAAAGAGATTACTCAGTAGTATTTAA
- a CDS encoding IS1182 family transposase: MAKIHFRPYTPNQTVLFPQRIDEDIAENDPVRMVDALVESLNLEGFRKLYKECGRSPYHPKMMLKVILYAYMNNIYSCRKIEKLLHRDIHYIWLAGYEKPDFITINRFRNRVKNEINEVFTQTVLLLSSKGFISLNVEYIDGTKIESKANKYTFVWRKSVERNRERLMKKISVLLSQIDDVIVQEKASENNEEIEFTPSMLTEMAGELRNALEQTSEPSTKEQKSALRKKRRQLKELEAHRDKLQEYNNHLDNLQDRNSYSKTDKEATFMKMKEDAMRNGQTKPGYNLQIATENQFIIDYSLFPNPTDTLTMIPFLKSFADRYGQLAHTVVADSGYGSEENYHFMSENGMEAYVKYNYFHMEQRPRFKPNPFKAENFFYNEKQDYCVCPMGQKMQRVGTRHTKTESGYVVEYARYRAVRCEGCPLRCLCFKAKGNRTIELNHRLRIYKQKARELLCSEEGLKHRGQRCIEPEAVFGQIKYNMNYKRFRHFGKDKVLMDFCFLAIAFNIKKMCTKMNKEGINWPIKHLYGLITAHLSYWEQNNRDYLQNIAA; the protein is encoded by the coding sequence ATGGCAAAGATACATTTTCGTCCATACACTCCCAACCAAACGGTACTTTTTCCGCAAAGAATCGATGAAGATATTGCAGAAAACGATCCTGTGCGCATGGTTGACGCTTTGGTTGAAAGCCTGAATCTTGAAGGTTTCAGGAAGTTATACAAAGAATGCGGCCGCAGTCCTTACCATCCCAAGATGATGCTAAAGGTTATCTTGTATGCCTATATGAACAATATATACTCCTGCCGGAAAATAGAAAAGCTTCTTCATCGTGATATCCATTACATTTGGTTAGCCGGTTATGAGAAACCGGACTTCATTACTATCAATCGTTTCCGTAACCGGGTGAAGAATGAGATTAACGAAGTGTTTACCCAAACCGTACTTCTGCTTTCATCCAAAGGTTTCATCAGTCTGAATGTGGAATATATTGACGGAACAAAGATTGAGTCCAAGGCCAACAAATATACTTTTGTATGGCGGAAGAGCGTTGAGCGAAACCGTGAACGACTGATGAAGAAAATCAGTGTTCTGTTAAGCCAAATAGATGACGTCATCGTTCAGGAAAAAGCTTCGGAAAACAACGAGGAAATTGAGTTTACACCTTCCATGCTGACAGAAATGGCGGGAGAATTACGCAATGCCCTTGAACAGACTTCAGAACCATCCACGAAAGAGCAGAAATCTGCACTGAGAAAGAAACGCAGGCAACTGAAAGAACTGGAAGCACATAGAGATAAGCTTCAGGAATACAATAACCATCTGGACAATCTTCAGGACCGCAACTCTTATTCCAAGACAGACAAAGAGGCCACCTTTATGAAAATGAAGGAGGATGCCATGCGCAACGGTCAGACAAAGCCCGGATATAATCTTCAGATTGCTACGGAAAATCAATTCATTATCGATTATTCTCTTTTCCCGAATCCGACTGACACCTTGACGATGATCCCCTTCCTGAAGTCCTTTGCCGACAGATACGGCCAGTTGGCTCATACGGTGGTTGCTGATTCCGGTTACGGATCAGAAGAGAATTACCACTTTATGTCGGAAAACGGGATGGAAGCATACGTCAAATACAATTATTTCCATATGGAGCAGCGGCCAAGATTTAAACCGAATCCTTTTAAAGCCGAAAACTTTTTCTACAATGAAAAACAGGATTACTGTGTCTGTCCAATGGGACAAAAGATGCAGAGGGTAGGTACCAGGCATACGAAAACCGAATCCGGATATGTAGTCGAATATGCCAGGTATAGGGCTGTCAGATGCGAAGGATGTCCGTTAAGATGTCTGTGTTTTAAAGCTAAAGGAAACAGGACGATAGAACTGAATCACCGACTCAGGATATACAAACAGAAAGCCCGGGAACTTCTTTGTTCCGAAGAAGGGCTGAAACACAGAGGGCAAAGGTGTATAGAACCGGAAGCTGTATTTGGACAGATAAAATACAACATGAACTACAAGCGCTTCCGTCATTTTGGAAAGGACAAGGTTCTCATGGACTTTTGCTTCCTGGCCATCGCCTTCAATATAAAAAAGATGTGTACCAAGATGAATAAAGAGGGTATAAATTGGCCAATTAAACACCTTTACGGCCTTATTACCGCTCATTTAAGCTATTGGGAACAAAATAATCGAGATTATCTTCAGAATATCGCTGCCTGA